Part of the Triticum aestivum cultivar Chinese Spring chromosome 4D, IWGSC CS RefSeq v2.1, whole genome shotgun sequence genome is shown below.
cccttagtagttttggtgattgatgacaatgcattttacggactaatcgtgtgcattgagcattttagaTATTCTAACATATCGCACAAGACGATTTATTCCCCTCGATGATAAAGAGTGAAGTCGGTTGTTTCCggtcgatttgagtcgtaggaaaacagcactattaagaggggacccactttggaaaggttagggtggaatcaacacgtaagCATATCCTATGCACCCACATGACCCTTCTCGCAACATTGGAGTTCCTATTGTTTTCTGCCTTGGGCTTTGTTGAATTACccgaacggtagtaccgccctgggcaGCGGTAGTGCCGCTTGTGCGGTACTCCAGCAGTCCAGTGCCGCGGGCACTACAGCTTATCTTTGCGCTACTGTGGTTGTTTCTGCATTTGCGGTAGTtgggcggtagtagagcggtagtactgctccagcgGTACTATGGTGCCAATACTGCCCCACTACAGTTGTCTTCTCTATAGCCGAGAGGAATTAGCGGcagtagggcggtagtaccgcttgggcggtACTTTCGCAGTCTACTACCACACTCACTCCCGCTTATTTAGGTGCCTTTGTAACCCATTTCCACtccacggtagtaccactccatGCGATACTTCTGTCCTACCCGCCCTTTACTACCGCTGGTTCTCTGTGTCCTGAGACACTTAGCGATAGTACCGCTAGTGAGGATGGTAGTATTGCTCCGGCGGCACTATCGCTCCTGTACTTATGTACTCTCACGCTACACCTAACTACCGCCCcaaacggtagtaccgcccccataagtggtagtaccgcttgtgtgcgACTTGTGGGcagataacggttggattttccccactatataaagggggtgttcttccccaagaagacctacATTTTATCCCCCAAGCTTCATTGTTGCCCTAAACTCCATTTttgcccaatctctctccctaCCCAACAAAACTTGTTGTTGCTAAGGCCCCAGtctacactttcaccaagagatatttgattcccccagtaatccctagcggatcttattactcttgggtgtttgggcaccttAGACGAAAGATATCACCTCGGAGCCacaatccattgtggtgaagctttgcgGTGGTGTTGGCAGCCTCCaattaagttatggagaaagcCCCAATCTTTTTCAAACACCAAAAAGCGGTACCTGATATCATCTTATTACTTTTTCAAACCATTTTGACCTGACAGAAAATGGTGTGGACGGGCAAAATCTTGAATAGTGGGAACCAACTAACTGCAAAGCCATAAAAAATTTCTTAAAAATATCTATAGCTCCTTTTTTTTTCTATCAGAAGGATTGTGCAATATCTTGTCACACATTATTTTGAACGCATCTTTGAATCACACATAAAACCCGACGAAAATCGACAAcaaaaatgtatatcttgtgttccTTAAAAAAACTATACAACTGATGGTTGTAAAATACAAGCACCAAACTTACATGTCAAAGACTGAAACTATATCACCGAGCATACGCGTTAACGAGTCGTCTTTGTATAACCCGTCGCTCTACTCCGTAACGGGAAAAATGAACATGTTAGATTTGACGGCAAAACATCGTGTGCATCCTTGACTAAAAATTTGTAAGAAAATTGGAATTCTTCAAACTATTTCATGTTCCCTACGCGAGTCATTTGATATGTGGAATTGAATTCTACACGTGTTTTTTTCATAACAATTCATCGGAAGCACTTGTTTTCCTATGTTACGGCTAAATAAACTTTGATGATGCAAACACAACCATATAGAATTCAATTAGAATGACATTGCAATCACTATGTGTTTACTAGTTAGCACGCTTGTGTGTTTGTTGTTATGGTGTGCTGGTCCTATGATGCCATAGCACGACGACTTTCTGACAGTCAACTACAACAAATTTTGCCTGACTCCAGTGAGGGAGGAATAGTGACGGCAGGGCGCGCCTTCAGCTCGCTTCGGTGTTTCTAGTCGTCGCTAGATGATTTACGAATTTGggtataatttttattatttctgatattcattgtactgtcatgattgaaaatgaatagataggaagatttttttcttttttaaaaaagGAGGTGCCAATGACAGTTTACTTTTATGTGTTTTTGCTTCACGAGACCAAGCTAGTTAATAACAacattttccttttgtttttctaAATACAGCTTTATTTGCTCGATCATCTCATGGAAGCAATGATTACAGTTTCTAGACTAGTAGCCGTTTTTCTCATGAAAATATGTGTCCTATTTATATCATAATGAAGATTTTTTTTACAATTATATCCATAATGAAGATTATAGTATGAGCCACGTAAATACCGACGGATTAAACAACGAGACACAAAGCCATGATTACAGTATTCTCTACGTCAATCTCATAAAGTAGCAACAACCTCGTTCGTATTAAACAATGGGTTTAATAACATAATTGGCTCTCATTAGAGGGCAGCCCACGACGTTAGACGCTCATGAATTATTAGCCCTTACTACGTGGGGGTTAAACAACACGACAGAAAACCATGATTACAGTATTTTGCGAACCAATTTGTGGTCGAATGATAAGGAGGACAGTGGGCATCGGAGTTCAAGTCCCAGACTTGACCTAGGAttcgcatttttctggatttattccgGATCTTCCAGCGGTATGAGTTCAACGCAAGGAGACGCTTTCGTCGACTACAAGGATGCACGTTGCGACTTCCTCCATCTCAAAGTGATTGCGGAATAGGTCTCTCGGATTTGCTCGTAAGAGTAGCGTGTGGATGCGTGTGCCTGTGTATGAGCGTTTGCGTTGGTACTGTGTAAAAAAAagcttagggggtgtttggttcagggactttttagtcccagagactagaaaaagtccctaaaaagtccctagaaaccaaacgggagggactttttctacagggactgaaaaagactctactagagagtctttttttattagtccctgggactagaaaaagtcctatgacttctgaaccaaacacccccttacaACATTAATCtcatgagactagccacaatgggtagtaacatagagtagtaacatacacatttccctagactatgttactacatcaatagtgggtagtaacataagtgtggtaacatgcaaagcttcatttattacgttatagactcatattgcattgggacatgtgatgttacagtaactagctaagttactagtactacatctctcctcattaactcattgccacataagcaaaattgctgagttggactcgatgttactaccgaAGTTACTCCCACTCTGGCTAGTCTGAAGTACTCCTCCCTTGGTCGTCGGAAAAAGCTGTGGCAACAACCTCGTTTGGATTAAACAAAGGAATATAATCGGCTCGTATAAGAGGGCAGCCCACGACGTTACGCGCAATACCGACCTGTGACCAGCCGATGATAATTCCGTTTAAACCATAAACCAACAACAAAAgtcggtaatttcaaaaaaaaaacaacaaAAGTCGGTTTTGGCGTGCAATGCAGGACACACGCGGCTTGCTTGACCCTCCGTTGTCACCGTGAGCTGCCACGTGGTGGTGATCGGGCCGGCACGCCGCGCCCGCGCCGTGCTgtccagcccagcccagcccagtcGGTGATTATTTACCAACAAATCTCATCTCTGGCGTTTTCATTCCGAAGACGTGTTTCCACTCTTGAAGAAGCTGTCCCGGATTCTCTGGCTGAGCGGGTCCCGCCCTCGCTGGATGCCCAAAATGCCCCCGGTGACCTCATGAGACCCGGGGAGCGAACGGGGTTCTCGTCCCGTCTCCGCCCGTCCATCCGCCCCACTCTCCTCTCACCTCACCTGGTCCGGTGCCAGCTGCTGCCGTGCTGCTTTCCGTTGTTGCTCGGTTCAAGAACACGGGCGCACGGAGGGTTGAAAAAGGGGGGAGCCACCCAGCAACGACGGCATAAACCAAATCAATCAGTCAGCCGGACTCGCCTGGAGATTGGAGGAGCCAAAAAGAGAGTGGGGAGAGCTTCTCTCGGTCAGCAACCAAAGCGCGTCCCCACCCCCTCTGCATTGAGGGAGGAGGGCATTTGGTGCGGGCGGGAGATGGGGACGAGGAGGAGGGGTGGCGGAATGCCGGGCGCGGCGTCGCTGCTGCTCCTGGCCTGCTGCTGCTCCGTCTGGCCCCGGGCGCAAATCTTGGTCGCCGCCACCACCGACGCCACTGACCGTGAGTTATCAAGAACCTACAACAAACCCCCCCTCTCTTGCCTGCTTTCTAGTCTTGTAGTACAGCTCTGGTAGATGGTTTTAGCAAGGGGGAAAGGCGAGGGGTCTCGTCCATTCTTCCCCCCTGTGTTATTCAAGTGCTTGCGCCGCCAGCCAGATGGGGTTGCTCGTGGGAGCCGCGAACGGCTAGATTCAGCCTTTTCTTTCGGAATGGCGAGATAGATGATTGGACTGCTTTCTTGTAGCCGAATCTTGGCTTCTCCCGCTCATGCTTTCCCCGCATGTTTCTGCTTATTGGCTTTTGATGCGCTGGATGGATTTTCGCAAGAGGCCTAGATTTGGAATTTGGATCCGCCCCCTGCAGTGCCAACAAGATGATGTGTGAATCCGGCAGTTTAGATTAGGCATGGTCCATTATATCAACCCCCCTCCCTCCTCCTTTGTTTCTGATAGTTTTGGTTGTGAAAGCAGGCGATTGGCTGATTTTAGTTTGCTACTTGTGTTTTTCCCTCCTACTCCAGCTATTATTAGGTGGTGTGCTAGCACATTTCTTTTATAACTTTGACGAGTAATTTGAGCTAGGGATTCTTTCTCTTACTCTTTGAATCTTGATATAGTTGTGTAGGTTATGAAGGAGTGATTCTGAGCACAAGAAAAACATTGGATGGATTTTGGTTTAGATTTTCCTTCTAAGAAGCTAAAGTCGTTTTCTTCCCACCTACCTTCTAGATGTGACACTACCTTCTCCAtaaattttttttttgcatttagCTGGATCATGGAAATTGCTGTTGTGTGGGTCCGATTGATTTGCTCTTCACCACTAGATTACCTTTCCAGTTTTTGTTTGTGTTCTATTTACCGCCTTTAGTCCTCATGATGTTTGAATATAATCCGTGCATAGATAGATATATATCCTGCTATTTCAGATTACAAATGAAACATTCTTGTTTAGTGACATCCCTGTCTATTGTAGTAACTCGTCGCTGTCTTACATGCAGTTACTGCTCTCAACACGCTCTTCACTAGCTTGAATTCTCCTGGGCAGCTCAAAGGCTGGCAAGTGAACGGCGGTGACCCTTGCGGGGAATCGTGGCAGGGCATCACTTGCTCAGGATCGTCGGTTACAGCAATGTGAGTCTAGTGAAGCAAAAATAGGTTGCTAAACCGTGTTCAGTTCTTGCTCCCTCTTAGCATATTTTCCTTTGTTTGATGATGCagcaaactgccaagcttggggctGTCCGGGAATTTGGGCTACAATATGAATACCATGAGTTCATTGGTCGAGATGTGAGCACCCACACTTAAAATCTTATGCTCAACCTTGTTTGCTGTGGGAGTTCAGTTGATAACCATCATCTTAAAAAAATCATGCAGTGATATGAGCCAAAACAGCCTTGGTGGTGGACAAGCGATACAGTACAATCTCCCCACAGCTAAGCTTGAGAGGCTGTAAGTTCCTCAGATGAAGTCACACACTTGATTTATTTTTTCTCAACTGTTGTTGTCTCTAGCTGTTAAAGGATTCTTGTTTTGCAGCAATCTCGCAGGAAACCAGTTTGGTGGAGAGTTGCCCTACTCGATTTTCTCGATGAATAATCTTAAGTATTTGTGGGTATCTTTGCAGCCAGATGTAATCGTTCGCCTTGGAGTTTGTATCATCTAGTAGGACTAACTGAAGTTTTTTTGGTGTATGCAGAAATCTTAACCATAACCAGTTACAAGGAAAAATGACCGACGTATTTTCCAACCTTGGTAGCTTGACAACAGTGTGAGTACATTTTTTATGTGAATTATCAGATGTGTCTTAACTTGTATtgtaaaatctctctctctctctctctctctctctctctctctctccctccctccctccctcgtgttcatgttctactccctccgttcctaaatataagtctttctagtgattccactaggtggactacatacggagcaaaatgaatgaatctacacttaaaatgcatctatatacatccgtatgtggttcatagtgaaatctctacaaagacttatatttaggaacggagggagtagatgtttcGATTCTCTTACTATTTTCATGTGCAATGTGATGCAGGGATCTCTCCTTTAATTCTCTTACTGGTGACCTACCAGAAGGTTTAAGTTCACTGTCAAGTGTTAAGACTCTGTAAGAAATGGAGTCACATTCTCTATCCACATATCCTATTAGAGTGCCATGCATCTAAGTATCTAACCCTGTCTTGGTACTTCTCAGATATTTGCAGAACAATCAGTTGACCGGTTCTATCAATGTCCTAGCTGATCTTCCCCTTTCTGATCTGTAAGTAACCAACATCAAATTTATCGATGATTTATTTACATATGCATCATCATCTCATATCTTGCTTACCTGTAGGAATGTTGCAAATAACCGCTTCACTGGTTGGATTCCTAGTCAGCTTAAGAAGATAAATAGTCTACAGTGAGTCTCTTGATTTTCTAATGTGCAATTGTTAGAGAGGTATATCCTAAACTAATATGGCGCTTATgagtaggactgatggtaattctTGGACTACGGGAccagctccaccgccaccgccattTACAGCTCCACCTTCAAACCGTCGGAAGAGCCCAGCTAAAAAAGACAATGGTTCATCATCTTCTGATGGAAAGTCTGGAATAAGTGGCGGAGCTGTAGCGGGCATTGTCATATCTTTGCTGGTCGTCGGAGCAATTATTGCATTTTTTGTGATAAAAAGGAAGCGCAAATCTAAAAGGGAAGAGCACTTTGAACAGCACCAGCCATTCACTTCATTCCCTTCAAACGAAGTTAAAGGTCAGTTAGCTTGACATTTATCATACTAGAGAGATGTTTTTTCTAGTTGGCTAATCTTGTGACTGATTGCTTCTACGCTTGCTGCAGACACGAAGCCTTTTGAAGAGTCAACCACAATAGATGTGGACTCTTTGGCTTCCCCTGCTTCAGTTGGTCTGAAGCCACCTGCCAAGATTGAACGCAACAAGTcattcgatgatgatgatgacttctcAAGCAAACCCGTCGCAAGGAAAAGCAGTACAAAACCTATAAAGGCAGTTGTTTATTCAGTTGCAGATCTACAAATAGCAACAGATAGCTTCAGCATGGACAACCTTGTTGGAGAGGGTACTTTTGGACGTGTCTACAGGTCACAGTTCAACGATGGAAAGGTATTACATCTGATCGCTGGTTCCGTATATTTCTGAAAGCACATGAATGTTTTCTTTACTTGTATTCTTAAAGCCTTCGCAACAGGGGTTTCAAGTAGTCATGTGGTAACATGTCTGCAATAGGTCCTTGCCGTAACATTTCCTCTATGCATGATCTTCACATTAGTGAAAGGGTGGAAATTATACTGATCTATGACAGGATTTATGTGTTCCAAGCATAACATATTAACATCAGTCTTGTTATGGAGAAGAACGAAGGAGCATAGAAGCATCCCTCATAATTTGGATGTTCTTTTGGCGCTTAATGATACCTTCTCCTGATATTGTATTTTTGCCCTTCTTTAAATGTATTTAGATAGTGAAAAACAGAAGATTGAGCCATTTAAATATATGTCGCTTACTGTTCTTGTTTACTTTGTTCAGGTTTTGGCCGTGAAGAAACTAGATTGTACTGTAATACCATTCCAATCATCTGAAGACTTTGTTGAACTGGTCTCAAACATTTCGATTCTGCACCATCCGAATCTCAATGAGCTTGTGGGCTATTGCATGGAACATGGACAACACTTGCTTGTGTATGATTTCCACAGGAACGGATCACTTCATGATCTACTTCATCTTTCAGACGAATACAGCAAGCCACTTAGCTGGAACTCCCGCATTAAGATCGCACTAGGCTCTGCCCGTGCACTGGAGTAAGTGGCAGTGAACTATATATGTTGATCTGGTTGGTATGATGTCGTGTCTTGTGTGTCCAGATCTAACTGGACAAGCTGAGTGACTATTGCTAGCGTTCAAAATACTAATTTATCATCTTTTGGTCAATGATAGTCAATTTAAGTAATTAACATGCTTGTCCTGTCCATATCATGTGCTGCCGGAAGCATTTTTCGCAAATTATATCTGGACTTTTGGATGCATGTCTTTTCTACATGTTTTCTTAGTGCAACATTTTAGTAAGACATTGTCACGTAGTATTGACTGAATGGTTCAAGAATATTCTCCAACAATGATTTGTTCATTACATAATCTATTGTAACATATATGTTTGTTCCGAAATATCATTTGTAGATGCCTTACCATCCCACTGTAAATATAATTTGCAGGTATCTTCATGAAGTATGTTCTCCATCCGTCGTTCACAAGAATTTCAAGTCATCCAACATTCTGCTCGACTCAGAATACAACCCACACGTTTCAGATGCTGGACTTGCAAGCTTTATTCCTGATGCTGAGTTCCAGGTCTGTTCAGTGTACTCCAAGACCCATTTTAGAGGATTGCTTGCATAGTTGCATGCTTTTAGAACTCAGTAAACAAATAGCTCTTGGCTTGCTAAGCTATTTTCTATGTATTATAGATTATTATGATATGCATGAACTATATACAATTCTAGCTTAGCATTTTACACATTCTGGTGCATAATGATTGCCTAATGTCCACCACCAAATAAACCTCTGCAGACAGCAGAACAGAGTGCCGGGTGCACTGCCCCAGAGGTGGACATGACTGGCCAGTACACAATGAAGAGCGATGTCTACAGCTTTGGGGTCGTCATGCTAGAGCTTTTGACGGGACGCAAACCATTCGAAAGGTACCTTCTTATTAGCCATGACCAGTTTTCGGCTAGGGCATGTTTACAAATTTAGCAATTTATGATCCGAGATGTGATCGCGTGACTGTTTGCGTTACAGCTCCAAGCCTAGGTCAGAGCAGTCACTCGTGCGGTGGGCGTCTCCCCAGCTCCATGACATCGATGCGTTGGACAGGATGGTGGATCCTGCGCTCAAGGGCCTGTACCCTGCCAAGTCTCTGTCCCGATTCGCTGACGTGCTCGCCTTGTGTGTCCAGGTAGAGGACTTCACTCAACCATCTAAAGCAAATTTGGCATACAAAACCAAACATACATGGAGTAAATAAATAACATCGGAGCCTTGGAACTATTTTTTTCAGGCTGAGCCAGAATTCAGGCCACCGATGTCGGAGGTGGTGCAGGCGTTGGTCCGTCTCGTGCAGAGGGCCAACATGACGAAGAAGATGCTCGACGGCGATGCTTCCCGCCGAGGCGATGACCAGGACCAGGATTTCATATGATGGAAGCACAACCAGCCCTTCTAATATATCCCCTGATATCGCAGCATCCTGAGATTGTATTTGTTTATTTCTTCTAGCGCCTAGCCTGGCCGAGAGAAGAGTGGAGGAACATAGCAGAATTGGTTTCCGGTTCTGTCAGTACATATCACACAGGTTTCGCCTGATTTATTATACCCAAGTGTTAGTGTTGTTTGGCTGTGTCATGTCCACAAGTCAGCATCTTGGTGTCATCCTGTTAGGACTTATGTACAGATGCTCCAAATAAACATATCCATGGGATCAGGTTTGGTGATTTTCAAGAGAGGAATCACTGTCATCAGATCATTGGATATTAGCCATACTATTACTGAACCTGTTCACACCAAATCTCTGCAGCAAGCTAATGATGCACCCTCCCTTATTTATTTAGTAATGACACACTACTAggaatatgtatgtatgtattcaGGCCAAAAACACATTAGTCGGAGTAGTAACAAAGGTTCCACAGTCAACTTGTGCAGATCATCAAACGGAGTGAGCCGACCGGGCGCGCTTGAGCTTCATCACAGACTCGAGGTGCGCCCTTGGCGAGTGCGTTTCTCCCAGCCTGCTAAGGAAGCAAAAGGCCATACATTTCTTCAGTAACCTTTGCTACGAGTCTTCAGTAGCATTGCACTATCCACGGGAGCAAAACCTTGTGATCTTGTTGTACCTGGCGATCTCGGCGCGCCGCCTCGCTTGCTCTGCGACGGCGGAGCGTGGCGTCCTGCTGCTGAGGAGATGGTCAGAGAGCGCCCGCCGCGCCGACAGCGCCGCCccccgccgctcctcctcgccgtagTAGTCTCTCCTCCTCCTTGCAAACGCAGCCTGAAGAGAGTGAATCAACAGGTGCAGACATGCATGAACGGAGCCTGTGACAGGCGCGCCGAAGAACGTACCTTCCGGTCGAGGAGCAGACTCCAGGCCTCGCCGCTGAGGGCGTAGCGGACGGCGACCTTGACGGGgtcgagcgggaggtaggagacCAGGCTGTAGAGCCATATGACGCCCGCCCACCGCCACCCGACGCCGCTGATCGACGCGAAGCCGACGGCCGCGTACACCGCCACCAGGGTCGCCACCAGCTGCGCGACGGCGAAGGCGCAGACGAGCAGGGTCCCCGGCCGGTCGAGGAAGGAGAGGCCCCGGCTGCGGGTCACGAATATCAGGGCCTGGCTGGTGATGCTCACCTGCAGGTACACCGCCGACGACACCTCCTCCGCGTCGCCCTTCAGCGACCGCACCCCGAAGTGAGACTGCAGCAGTTTCAGAACCATCTCAGTGGTTAAAAGAGATGTTCATCGGTTCAGCCTTGGATGTTTGGGTTTCTGGTGGTAACCTCGAAGAACGTGGTTCTGGTGAGCGCCCAGTAGAAGAGCACCGTGACCAGCGCGAGGTAGGTGCCGATGACGACCCCGGTCGCGAATATCTCGTTGAGCTTCCAGCTGTCCGGGCTCCCCGACGGCTTCACCCGGTCCTTGGATATCGCCATGATCGTCCCTGATGAAAGCATTTTAATCAGGCTGTATGTTTCAGTATATGgtctgaaacttggcatggtaaagTTCAGAGATGCTGCTACATTAATTACCATCGTTGAGTATGGCTATGATGAGCACCATGAATGGCGGGAAGTCGTACTCCCATATCGACGCCAGAAGAACAAACCCAACCTGCAACCATACGAGTCAGATACGAAGGAAGATCACTGGAACTGCTACTACCGGATTAATAATCATGCT
Proteins encoded:
- the LOC123098688 gene encoding protein STRUBBELIG-RECEPTOR FAMILY 6 (The sequence of the model RefSeq protein was modified relative to this genomic sequence to represent the inferred CDS: added 90 bases not found in genome assembly) is translated as MGTRRRGGGMPGAASLLLLACCCFCVWPHNQILVAATTDATDLTALNTLFTSLNSPGQLKGWQVNGGDPCGESWQGITCSGSSVTAIKLPSLGLSGNLGYNMNTMSSLVEIDMSQNSLGGGQAIQYNLPTAKLERLNLAGNQFGGELPYSIFSMNNLKYLNLNHNQLQGKMTDVFSNLGSLTTVDLSFNSLTGDLPEGLSSLSSVKTLYLQNNQLTGSINVLADLPLSDLNVANNRFTGWIPSQLKKINSLQTDGNSWTTGPAPPPPPFTAPPSNRRKSPAKKDNGSSSSDGKSGISGGAVAGIVISLLVVGAIIAFFVIKRKRKSKREEHFEQHQPFTSFPSNEVKDTKPFEESTTIDVDSLASPASVGLKPPAKIERNKSFDDDDDFSSKPVARKSSTKPIKAVVYSVADLQIATDSFSMDNLVGEGTFGRVYRSQFNDGKVLAVKKLDCTVIPFQSSEDFVELVSNISILHHPNLNELVGYCMEHGQHLLVYDFHRNGSLHDLLHLSDEYSKPLSWNSRIKIALGSARALEYLHEVCSPSVVHKNFKSSNILLDSEYNPHVSDAGLASFIPDAEFQTAEQSAGCTAPEVDMTGQYTMKSDVYSFGVVMLELLTGRKPFESSKPRSEQSLVRWASPQLHDIDALDRMVDPALKGLYPAKSLSRFADVLALCVQAEPEFRPPMSEVVQALVRLVQRANMTKKMLDGDASRRGDDQDQDFI